From one Lotus japonicus ecotype B-129 chromosome 3, LjGifu_v1.2 genomic stretch:
- the LOC130748678 gene encoding auxin-responsive protein IAA27-like isoform X2: protein MSPPLEHDYIGLGEKPSMVGTSDNKISSSSLNFKETELRLGLPGCESPERKPAGASSGVSLFGKDLQEKKHGPLKSPVAAVGAKRGFSDAIDGSCGKWGFSVADGSEVELGKGAALFSPRGGNVGKPLVALETQTNTTPAINEVAMAHQSAKPAQEKNKQVDGTNEHASAPAAKAQVVGWPPIRSFRKNTMASNLTKNNDEAEGKPGFGCLYVKVSMDGAPYLRKVDLKTYKNYMEFSSALEKMFSCFTIGQCNSPGLPGKDGLSESSLRDLLHGSEYVLTYEDKDGDWMLVGDVPWEMFTDSCRRLRIMKGSEAIGLAPRAMEKSRSQN, encoded by the exons ATGTCTCCACCATTAGAGCATGACTACATAGGCTTGGGAGAGAAGCCATCAATGGTTGGAACCTCTGACAACAAGATATCTTCATCATCTCTCAACTTCAAGGAGACAGAGCTGAGGCTTGGCCTTCCTGGTTGTGAGTCTCCTGAGAGAAAACCTGCAGGTGCTTCTTCTGGGGTTTCCCTTTTTGGCAAAGACTTGCAAGAGAAAAAGCATGGTCCTTTGAAAAGCCCTGTGGCTGCTGTTGGAGCTAAGAGGGGCTTCTCTGATGCCATTGATGGGTCTTGTGGGAAATGGGGTTTCTCTGTGGCTGATGGATCTGAGGTTGAGTTGGGAAAAGgtgctgctttgttttctccaagAGGGGGGAATGTTGGGAAGCCTCTTGTTGCTTTAGAGACTCAAACTAACACCACACCAGCCATCAATGAGGTTGCTATGGCTCATCAATCTGCTAAACCAGCTCAGGAGAAGAATAAGCAGGTTGATGGTACAAATGAGCATGCTAGTGCTCCTGCTGCAAA GGCACAGGTTGTGGGATGGCCACCAATTAGATCGTTTAGAAAGAACACAATGGCCTCTAATTTGACAAAGAACAATGATGAAGCTGAGGGGAAGCCAGGGTTTGGTTGTCTCTATGTCAAAGTCAGCATGGATGGTGCCCCTTATCTCAGAAAGGTTGATCTCAAAACCTACAAAAACTATATGGAATTTTCTTCAGCCCTTGAGAAGATGTTCAGCTGCTTTACCATTG GTCAATGCAATTCTCCTGGACTTCCTGGGAAAGATGGACTAAGTGAGAGCTCTTTGAGGGATCTTCTCCATGGCTCTGAGTATGTTCTTACATATGAAGATAAAGATGGAGATTGGATGCTTGTCGGGGATGTTCCTTGGGA GATGTTCACTGACTCATGTAGGAGACTAAGGATCATGAAAGGCTCCGAGGCAATTGGGCTAG CTCCAAGGGCCATGGAAAAATCAAGGAGCCAAAACTAG
- the LOC130748678 gene encoding auxin-responsive protein IAA27-like isoform X1 — MSPPLEHDYIGLGEKPSMVGTSDNKISSSSLNFKETELRLGLPGCESPERKPAGASSGVSLFGKDLQEKKHGPLKSPVAAVGAKRGFSDAIDGSCGKWGFSVADGSEVELGKGAALFSPRGGNVGKPLVALETQTNTTPAINEVAMAHQSAKPAQEKNKQVDGTNEHASAPAAKAQVVGWPPIRSFRKNTMASNLTKNNDEAEGKPGFGCLYVKVSMDGAPYLRKVDLKTYKNYMEFSSALEKMFSCFTIGQCNSPGLPGKDGLSESSLRDLLHGSEYVLTYEDKDGDWMLVGDVPWEMFTDSCRRLRIMKGSEAIGLELVERFECRSKHAIRKL, encoded by the exons ATGTCTCCACCATTAGAGCATGACTACATAGGCTTGGGAGAGAAGCCATCAATGGTTGGAACCTCTGACAACAAGATATCTTCATCATCTCTCAACTTCAAGGAGACAGAGCTGAGGCTTGGCCTTCCTGGTTGTGAGTCTCCTGAGAGAAAACCTGCAGGTGCTTCTTCTGGGGTTTCCCTTTTTGGCAAAGACTTGCAAGAGAAAAAGCATGGTCCTTTGAAAAGCCCTGTGGCTGCTGTTGGAGCTAAGAGGGGCTTCTCTGATGCCATTGATGGGTCTTGTGGGAAATGGGGTTTCTCTGTGGCTGATGGATCTGAGGTTGAGTTGGGAAAAGgtgctgctttgttttctccaagAGGGGGGAATGTTGGGAAGCCTCTTGTTGCTTTAGAGACTCAAACTAACACCACACCAGCCATCAATGAGGTTGCTATGGCTCATCAATCTGCTAAACCAGCTCAGGAGAAGAATAAGCAGGTTGATGGTACAAATGAGCATGCTAGTGCTCCTGCTGCAAA GGCACAGGTTGTGGGATGGCCACCAATTAGATCGTTTAGAAAGAACACAATGGCCTCTAATTTGACAAAGAACAATGATGAAGCTGAGGGGAAGCCAGGGTTTGGTTGTCTCTATGTCAAAGTCAGCATGGATGGTGCCCCTTATCTCAGAAAGGTTGATCTCAAAACCTACAAAAACTATATGGAATTTTCTTCAGCCCTTGAGAAGATGTTCAGCTGCTTTACCATTG GTCAATGCAATTCTCCTGGACTTCCTGGGAAAGATGGACTAAGTGAGAGCTCTTTGAGGGATCTTCTCCATGGCTCTGAGTATGTTCTTACATATGAAGATAAAGATGGAGATTGGATGCTTGTCGGGGATGTTCCTTGGGA GATGTTCACTGACTCATGTAGGAGACTAAGGATCATGAAAGGCTCCGAGGCAATTGGGCTAG AATTGGTTGAGAGATTTGAATGcagatccaaacatgctataaggaAGTTGTAA
- the LOC130748676 gene encoding uncharacterized protein LOC130748676 produces MSSSPKLSPRHTQPTQPQSTTPTHRHPNISAATMLERSLSSRRGNPPGEDDDDGVTTDESKTKKHQHLLFRNYLSRIAAASSGSYLPCVAVVLLLLLALSFVFSSRAGFVCISSSSYQPVSRAGFFGLDGLDSDFGVLGVPWCRSKHGKTVEWTSKDLLKALEEFVPIYETRPIKNNMFGMGFDHSFGLWFIARWLKPDLMIESGAFKGHSTWVLRQAMPDTHILSLSPRHPEKYLKKGPAYVDGNCTYYAGKDFVDFGSVDWPTVMKKHGISDLSRVLIFFDDHQNELKRIEQALKAGFRHLVFEDNYDTGTGDHYSLRQICDQFYIRGGGHSCFKDSDEARIRSRRKQFWEKAVDMEELCGPGEAWWGVRGFMRDNFNHSNKPITYAQHFQNSRYVESILDVYWELPPVAGPSLTHQTRYDPARTPNPIVEDGRYGLFRRLGLADLDNSVFNGYTQMVYLQISEQ; encoded by the exons ATGTCATCATCTCCAAAGCTCTCACCGCGACACACTCAGCCAACTCAGCCACAGAGCACCACCCCCACCCACCGCCACCCCAACATCTCCGCCGCCACCATGCTCGAACGCTCACTCTCCTCCCGCCGCGGCAACCCTCCCGGCGAAGACGACGACGACGGCGTCACCACCGACGAATCCAAGACCAAGAAGCACCAGCACCTCCTCTTCCGCAACTACCTCTCCCGGATCGCCGCCGCCTCCAGCGGCAGCTACCTTCCCTGTGTCGCCGtcgtcctccttctcctcttggCCTTGTCGTTCGTTTTCTCATCTCGTGCGGGTTTCGTCTGCATCTCGTCGTCATCTTATCAGCCTGTTTCTCGTGCTGGATTCTTCGGCCTCGATGGCCTTGACTCCGATTTTGGAGTCCTCGGTGTGCCATGGT GCAGATCGAAACATGGTAAAACTGTAGAATGGACATCGAAAGATCTGCTTAAGGCGTTAGAAGAGTTTGTTCCCATATATGAAACCCGGCCAATCAAAAACAACATGTTTGGGATGGGTTTTGACCACAGCTTTGGGCTTTGGTTTATTGCACGATGGCTGAAGCCGGACCTGATGATCGAGAGTGGTGCTTTCAAGGGGCATTCAACTTGGGTTTTGAGGCAGGCCATGCCTGACACGCATATTCTTTCTCTTTCCCCTAGGCATCCAGAAAAGTATCTGAAAAAAGGACCTGCCTATGTAGATGGTAACTGCACATATTATGCCGGAAAAGACTTTGTGGATTTTGGAAGTGTTGACTGGCCAACAGTGATGAAGAAACATGGGATTTCAGACCTTAGTCGGGTTCTTATATTTTTCGATGACCATCAAAATGAACTGAAAAG AATTGAACAAGCTTTAAAAGCTGGGTTCCGGCACCTTGTTTTTGAGGATAACTATGACACGGGAACTGGTGACCATTATTCATTGAGGCAGATATGTGATCAATTTTATATAAGAG GCGGGGGACACAGTTGCTTTAAAGACAGTGATGAAGCAAGGATCAGGTCAAGAAGGAAGCAATTCTGGGAGAAAGCAGTTGATATGGAAGAACTATGTGGGCCAGGGGAAGCATGGTGGGGAGTTAGAGGCTTCATGCGCGATAACTTCAATCACAGTAATAAGCCAATAACTTATGCCCAACATTTCCAGAATAGCAGGTATGTTGAATCTATTCTTGATGTGTACTGGGAACTCCCTCCAGTAGCTGGTCCTTCCCTCACTCATCAAACCAGATATGATCCCGCTCGCACACCAAACCCTATTGTTGAAGATGGGAGGTATGGTTTGTTCCGAAGGCTTGGTTTGGCTGACCTTGACAATTCTGTATTTAATGGATACACTCAGATGGTTTATTTACAGATATCTGAACAATGA
- the LOC130748675 gene encoding PKS-NRPS hybrid synthetase cheA-like — MTESFLFHESQLIEVGLNNAQPEEVPPPAFVPPCISIDVSHLFTTDQIFPTRDDLINWVHGIAIENGYVVLITKSDSGGNGSRKAYVMLGCEKHGKYVPYRDPDLVEGTRTQKTECPFRLKGRPMKNGIDRDWRLKVMEGTHNHEPARSLLGHNFVGRLNSEEKEQVEKMSKSWVPPRKMLLTLKENNPLNLTTISQIYGACKRLRKSLRGSLTEMQHLLKKLDGDKYVHFERHEPGSEVIRDVFWAHPNAIKLFNTFPYVVIMDCTYKTNKYKIPLLEIVGLTSTDKTYSIAFCYIVNEGTDDYVWALECMKSLLADQAMLPKVIVTDRDLALLSAAKQSLPNTSHLLCLWHINKCVLAKCKLYVGTDDFAELVMGKWGEVVDAATVEEFEVQWMQLFNMCKDKYSNFTSYCSTTWLVHKEKFAKAWTNHVMHFGTTTSNRAEGAHASLKKMLRDCKGDLATSWDASHSLTCNRHTEILASFERSIHRIDHIFMFPFYTNIRGFVSNKCLQLIDDEHIRMKSYGGCDCLLRETHGLPCGCELAGYERIPYESIHPFWKRLSWEHVPEPVADTISNHICGMNHGDMQPEVEALTHYFSSLDTGGQSMVRRKLQAIYCPESSSLCTPEVQIRSKRTLKANERKPPKVKAIGSLTRDPSGFEHVDREIKEAKKASQPPKKKKRVKKSDTSYFMGHFPSFFHPYIHTVQNVEDDGNCGYRAIAALLGLPSGEEGWPCVREALIDELERHRGLYDEMWSRHVVNALHSRLTLPPGHPATEDKWMQLPEMGYLVATRFQVVFISISSQGCWSYLPLRGEGPPPVHRVIAVGHVINHFVQLHLTPGHSMPPIALQWERYVDPISVSWCVPYVTRLHRFTSELEAWFVTFGVPLSHQSYVDITTD, encoded by the exons atgacagaatcatttttatttcatgaatcccaattgattgaagttggattgaacaatgctcaacctgaagaggtgccaccaccagcatttgtacccccgtgtataagtatagatgtctcgcatttatttacaactgatcag attttccctacccgtgatgatcttatcaattgggttcatggaattgcgattgaaaatggatatgttgtgttgatcacaaagtcagatagcggtgggaatggaagcagaaaagcttatgtcatgttggggtgcgagaagcatggtaagtatgttccctacagagaccctgaccttgttgaaggaacgagaacacaaaagacagaatgtccttttagactaaaaggacgacctatgaaaaatggcatagatagagattggcggctaaaggtgatggaaggtacacacaaccatgaaccagctaggtcactacttggccacaattttgttggtcgtctaaattccgaagagaaggagcaagtggaaaaaatgtcaaagagttgggttccaccgagaaagatgctgttgactttgaaggaaaacaatcctttaaacttgactaccatatctcagatttatggtgcttgcaagaggttaagaaaatccctccgcgggtcattgacagaaatgcaacacttgttgaagaagttggacggtgacaagtacgtccactttgaaagacatgagcctggatcggaagtcattagggatgtattttgggctcatccaaatgctatcaaactgttcaacacatttccatatgtagtgattatggattgcacatacaagacaaacaaatataaaattccattgcttgagattgttggactgacttccacagataagacatactccatagccttttgctacattgttaatgagggcacagatgactacgtttgggcactggagtgtatgaagtctctattagctgatcaagccatgttgcctaaggtgattgttactgacagggatcttgccttattgagtgctgctaagcaaagccttcccaacaccagccatttattatgcttgtggcacatcaacaagtgtgttttggcaaagtgcaaactctatgttggtacagatgattttgctgaattggttatggggaagtggggagaggtggtggatgctgcaacagttgaagaatttgaagttcaatggatgcaattgtttaatatgtgcaaggacaaatacagcaactttacctcctattgttctactacatggttggtccacaaggaaaaatttgccaaggcatggacaaatcatgtgatgcactttggaacaacaacaagtaacag ggctgagggtgcacatgccagtttgaagaagatgttgcgggattgcaagggtgacctagccacttcttgggatgcgtcgcatagtttgacatgtaatcgacatactgaaatattagcatcgtttgagcgcagtattcacagaattgatcacattttcatgttcccattttacacaaatattagaggatttgtgtcaaacaaatgcctgcagctcatcgacgatgaacatataagaatgaagtcctacggcggatgcgattgcttgttgagagagactcatggactaccttgcggttgtgaacttgcag gttatgaaagaattccatatgagtcaattcatccattctggaagagactgagttgggagcatgtacctgaacctgttgcagatactatcagcaaccatatttgcggcatgaaccatggagatatgcaaccagaagttgaggcattgacacattatttcagttctttggatactggagggcagagtatggtaaggaggaagcttcaagctatctattgtcctgaaagcagttcacTTTGTACTCCTGAGGTTCAGATAAGGTCCAAGCGCACTCTTAAGGCGAACGAAAGAAAACCACCCAAGGTtaaagcaataggatccttgactcgtgatccttcaggTTTTGAGCATGTTGATAGGGAGATCAAAGAGGCAAAGAAGGCTTCgcaaccaccaaagaagaagaagcgtgtgaagaagtctgatacaagctatttcatgggtcattttccatcctttttccacccatatatacacacagttcagaatgttgaggacgatggtaactgtggctatagagccATTGCTGCATTACTGGGACTACCATCAGGTGAGGAAGGTTGGCCATGTGTTAGGGAAGCGTTGATAGACGAACTTGAACGACACAGAGGAttgtatgatgaaatgtggtccagacatgtggttaatgccttacattctcgactcactcttcctcctggtcatccggctaccgaggataaatggatgcaactgccagagatgggataccttgtagcaaccaggttccaagtGGTTTTCATATCCATCTCTTCTCAGGGTTGTTGGTCATACCTTCCACTAAGAGGAGAAGGTCCACCTCCTGTACATCGTGTTATAGCTGTTGgtcatgtgataaatcactttgtacag ctccatctaactcctggacattctatgccgccaattgctctccagtggGAACGGTATGTTGATCCTATATCAGTAAGCTGGTGCGTCCCATATGTTACACGTTTACACAGGTTCACATCAGAATTAGAAGCTtggtttgttacttttggtgttcctcttagtcaccaaagctatgtagacatcaccACAGACTGA